One genomic segment of Acidobacteriota bacterium includes these proteins:
- the rplK gene encoding 50S ribosomal protein L11 translates to MAKKVVGLIKLHIPAGKATPAPPVGPALGQHGVNIMDFCKAFNARTAKDGGILTPVVITVYQDHSYTFITKTPPASTLLMKAAGLQKASGVPNRDKVGKVTMAQVDEIAQAKMPDLNCSSIESARKIIAGSARSMGIEVKG, encoded by the coding sequence ATGGCAAAGAAAGTAGTCGGGTTGATCAAGCTGCACATTCCGGCGGGGAAGGCGACGCCTGCTCCCCCGGTCGGTCCCGCGCTGGGTCAACACGGTGTGAACATCATGGACTTCTGCAAGGCGTTCAACGCCAGGACCGCAAAGGATGGCGGCATCCTCACCCCCGTGGTGATCACGGTCTATCAGGATCACTCCTACACGTTCATCACCAAGACGCCGCCCGCATCGACGCTGCTGATGAAGGCGGCGGGTCTACAGAAGGCGTCGGGAGTTCCGAATCGCGACAAGGTCGGGAAGGTGACGATGGCGCAGGTCGACGAGATCGCCCAGGCGAAGATGCCCGACCTCAACTGTTCCTCTATCGAGTCCGCACGGAAAATCATTGCCGGTAGCGCGCGATCGATGGGTATCGAGGTCAAGGGATAA
- the nusG gene encoding transcription termination/antitermination protein NusG, with amino-acid sequence MTEPVNGQDETRTPDVVEAAGTAPSAKAEPAAKVDDGKKWYIVHTYSGFEAKVRESLMQRAEAMGMAGVIEEVLIPTEEVVEIRDGKKIRSTRKFFPGYVLVKMVMSDDAWHVVRNTPKVTGFVGTGTKPVPLSTKEVDRIVNQISVAADKPKPKLAFSVGDAVRIMDGPFSNFTGQVEEVNEDRSTLKVMVTIFGRATPVELEFVQVEKP; translated from the coding sequence GGCTGCCGGCACGGCTCCGTCCGCCAAGGCCGAGCCCGCCGCGAAAGTCGACGACGGCAAGAAGTGGTACATCGTCCACACGTATTCGGGTTTCGAGGCGAAGGTTCGCGAGAGCCTGATGCAGCGAGCCGAGGCGATGGGCATGGCCGGGGTGATCGAAGAGGTGCTCATCCCCACGGAAGAAGTGGTCGAGATCCGTGACGGTAAGAAGATTCGCTCGACCCGGAAGTTCTTCCCCGGCTATGTGCTGGTGAAGATGGTGATGTCGGACGACGCATGGCATGTGGTCCGCAACACGCCGAAGGTGACGGGATTTGTCGGTACTGGAACCAAACCGGTACCGCTTAGCACGAAGGAAGTCGACCGGATCGTCAATCAGATTTCCGTGGCTGCGGACAAGCCGAAACCGAAGCTGGCATTCAGCGTCGGCGACGCGGTTCGGATCATGGACGGTCCATTCAGCAACTTCACAGGGCAGGTCGAGGAGGTCAACGAGGACCGCTCGACGCTGAAGGTGATGGTAACGATCTTCGGTCGAGCAACTCCGGTGGAGCTGGAGTTCGTTCAGGTCGAAAAGCCGTAA